One stretch of Mangifera indica cultivar Alphonso chromosome 9, CATAS_Mindica_2.1, whole genome shotgun sequence DNA includes these proteins:
- the LOC123226189 gene encoding 50S ribosomal protein L20 has protein sequence MMNKKAILKLAKGFRGRAKNCIRIARERVEKALQYSYRDRRNKKRDMRSLWIQRINAGTRQHGVNYGNFMHGLLKENIQLNRKVLSEIAMHEPYSFKALVDVSREAFPGNKNIVLPPRKANIPINV, from the exons ATGATGAATAAGAAGGCAATATTGAAACTAGCAAAAGGGTTCAGGGGAAGAGCCAAAAACTGCATAAGAATCGCCAGAGAAAGAGTTGAGAAGGCCTTGCAATATTCATATAGAGACAGACGCAACAAGAAGCGAGACATGCGCTCCCTCTGGATTCAACGTATAAATGCTGGCACTCGTCAACACGGA GTTAACTATGGTAACTTTATGCATGGGTTACTGAAGGAGAACATCCAACTGAACAGGAAAGTTCTGTCAGAAATAGCAATGCATGAACCTTATAGTTTCAAGGCCCTTGTAGACGTCTCTCGGGAGGCTTTTCCTGGCAACAAAAACATTGTGCTTCCTCCCAGAAAGGCGAACATTCCAATAAACGTGTAA
- the LOC123226188 gene encoding uncharacterized protein LOC123226188 produces the protein MVMVMAADTLRRNLIAMKERLLDKLKAAAVPADALENARQFLESVVSVAVHGLAKDALLRIKTHLVHPFSSLSPNITRKMVEEAEEEANEKGESEGDERGEVNEQSSSKALQLSRL, from the exons ATGGTGATGGTTATGGCAGCTGATACTCTTAGGAGGAATCTGATAGCGATGAAGGAAAGATTGTTGGATAAGCTTAAAGCTGCTGCTGTTCCGGCTGATGCTTTGGAAAATGCCCGCCAATTCTTGGAGAGCGTGGTGAGTGTTGCGGTTCATGGCCTCGCCAAGGATGCCTTGCTTCGCATCAAGACTCATCTTGTTCACCCATTCTCTTCCCTCTCCCCAAACATCACTAGAAAG ATGGTAGAGGAAGCAGAGGAGGAGGCTAATGAAAAGGGAGAAAGTGAAGGAGATGAGAGAGGAGAGGTCAATGAGCAAAGTAGCAGCAAGGCTCTACAGCTATCACGgctttag
- the LOC123226190 gene encoding RHOMBOID-like protein 1 — MAHGGGGASAKSTSGTMDASPMAVRRESASPVSGTLPSQANDWGELGSFKRRFTWAVPLFAVANSVMFIITMYVNDCPKNTGTSCLGRFLGRFSFQPLKQNPLLGPSPQTLEKMGAMVIGKVTKQHQTWRLLTYAWLHGGVFHLLTNMLSLLFIGVRLEQEFGFVRIGLLYVISGFGGGIMSALFLEQGISVGASGALFGLLGAMLSELIANWTIYANRFAAMLTLIFVILVNLAMGILPHVDNFAHIGGFLSGLLLGFVLLIRPQFGWVSQKSVPPGYIITSFKSKHKTYQYVLWLLSLILLIFVFTLGLVLLWHGVNLNDYCSWCHFMSCVPTSLWKCKALEVSCQLTHIGNQVNLTCGDSGKSSIYPLSEADTRGKLDALCSEFCS, encoded by the exons ATGG CGCACGGAGGAGGAGGAGCTTCGGCAAAATCGACGTCGGGGACGATGGACGCATCACCAATGGCGGTGAGAAGAGAATCAGCGTCACCAGTATCAGGAACATTGCCGTCGCAGGCGAATGATTGGGGCGAACTCGGGTCATTTAAGCGGCGTTTTACGTGGGCGGTACCTTTGTTCGCTGTAGCTAACAGTGTTATGTTTATAATTACAATGTATGTTAATGACTGTCCGAAGAATACTGGGACTTCTTGTTTGGGGAGATTTTTGGGGAGATTTTCGTTTCAGCCTTTGAAACAGAACCCGCTGCTTGGACCTTCTCCTCAAAC ATTAGAGAAGATGGGTGCTATGGTAATAGGTAAGGTGACAAAACAACACCAAACATGGCGCCTTTTAACTTATGCGTGGTTGCACGGTGGGGTTTTTCATCTACTTACAAATATGTTGAGTCTTCTATTCATTGGAGTTCGGCTTGAACAAGAATTTGGGTTTG TTCGAATTGGGTTGCTTTATGTCATATCTGGCTTCGGTGGCGGTATAATGTCAGCTCTTTTTCTAGAACAAGGTATCTCCGTCGGCGCCTCTGGTGCACTTTTTGGGTTATTGGGAGCCATGCTTTCTGAGCTTATTGCTAATTGGACCATATATGCAAATAGG TTTGCAGCGATGCTGACTCTCATTTTCGTTATCTTAGTAAATTTGGCCATGGGAATCCTTCCACATGTGGACAACTTTGCTCATATTGGAGGTTTTCTTTCTGGTTTGCTCCTTGGCTTTGTGTTACTGATCCGCCCCCAGTTTGGATGGGTTAGCCAAAAAAGTGTTCCTCCAGGATACATTATAACTTCATTCAAGTCTAAACATAAGACATATCAATATGTACTGTGGCTTCTCTCTCTGATTCTATTGATTTTCGT ATTTACTCTTGGTCTGGTTCTGCTATGGCATGGAGTTAACTTGAATGATTATTGTTCCTGGTGTCATTTTATGAGTTGTGTCCCTACCTCGTTATGGAAATGCAAAGCACTAGAAGTTTCTTGTCAG TTGACCCATATTGGAAACCAAGTGAATTTGACATGCGGTGACTCTGGAAAAAGCAGCATTTATCCATTGTCCGAGGCTGATACTCGGGGAAAGCTTGATGCTCTGTGTTCTGAGTTTTGCAGTTGA